The Toxorhynchites rutilus septentrionalis strain SRP chromosome 3, ASM2978413v1, whole genome shotgun sequence genome includes a region encoding these proteins:
- the LOC129773957 gene encoding uncharacterized protein LOC129773957: MYRLIRVHPNDTHYQRIFWRENSSDPVKVLELTTITYGTASAPFQATRCLIQLAKEEESNFPIASNIIRKDCYVDDVISGADTFEEANEAINQLRRMLAKGGFPIRKWCSNSTQLLHNRPIEEQETLKPWKDRSINSVTKILGLTWNPLSDELLIAGELEHIEDQKRRTTKRRIYSEVAKLYDPLGLYSPTVVLANSCNSFGNKITIPRQVTYNGAIDFELHGFADASNLAYGACVYVRSLFPDGSAKCRLVSSKSKVAPLHELTIPRKELCAALLLTRLAKKIIDAVEMNFSQIMLWTDSQIVLAWLKKNPDRLQTFVKNRVMEIRNGSGEYQWNYVKSCDNPADVVSRGQLPTILAQNDMWWNGPNFLTTSTIILETLNDVPEEDLPEMKPVIMSHSATILELLPVFSKYSCFRKLQRVIGWILRFKNNCHQNHIIQRHLTVAEIRESTTTIIRVIQHIEFGDEIRRLKSGLQCKILGPLNPIYVNNLLRVGGRLKNFNLKNESKHQLILPNKNIVTALIIRTMHNELLHIGVSGLVSATRQRFWIINARSTDQNEVNQIEKFCLNREMEWHFIPPDAPEFGDLWEAAVKSTKTHLKRVLGNALLTFEEMATILCEIEAILNSRPLFAISNDPTDPEVITPAHFLIAKVRSAVDRFRNRHQIVFIIATIDRLYQWIFTFVYFLPLADCFIADQMLQSRF; this comes from the exons ATGTACCGACTGATTCGTGTGCATCCTAATGACACTCATTACCAGAGAATTTTTTGGCGAGAAAATTCATCCGACCCAGTAAAGGTATTGGAGCTGACAACAATAACGTATGGTACTGCCTCTGCACCGTTTCAAGCCACTAGATGTCTGATACAGCTtgcaaaagaagaagaatcgaATTTTCCCATAGCATCCAATATCATTCGCAAGGACTGTTATGTTGACGACGTGATATCTGGAGCAGATACATTCGAAGAAGCTAACGAAGCTATCAATCAACTGAGAAGAATGCTAGCGAAAGGTGGTTTTCCAATTCGCAAGTGGTGCTCCAATTCAACACAACTATTGCACAATCGTCCTATTGAAGAACAAGAAACGTTGAAGCCCTGGAAAGACCGATCCATCAATAGTGTGACTAAAATACTTGGTCTGACGTGGAACCCGTTATCCGACGAACTGCTGATTGCTGGTGAGTTAGAACATATTGAAGATCAAAAACGACGAACTACGAAACGACGAATATACTCCGAGGTAGCAAAGCTGTATGATCCATTGGGATTATATTCCCCAACAGTTGTGTTAGCTAACTCGTGCAACAGCTTTGGAAAT AAAATAACGATTCCTCGTCAAGTGACATACAACGGAGCTATTGATTTTGAGTTGCATGGCTTTGCAGACGCCTCCAATTTAGCTTATGGCGCATGTGTATACGTGCGAAGTTTGTTTCCCGATGGCTCAGCAAAATGTCGACTGGTGAGTTCAAAATCGAAGGTCGCCCCGCTACACGAATTGACGATTCCACGCAAGGAATTGTGCGCCGCGTTACTGCTGACACGACTGGCGAAGAAGATTATTGATGCTGTAGAAATGAACTTTTCTCAGATAATGTTGTGGACTGACAGCCAAATTGTACTTGCTTGGCTGAAGAAAAATCCCGACCGATTGCAAACCTTCGTCAAAAATCGCGTGATGGAAATTCGCAATGGTTCGGGAGAGTATCAATGGAACTATGTGAAATCGTGTGATAACCCAGCAGATGTGGTGTCCCGAGGCCAACTACCAACGATCCTTGCACAGAACGACATGTGGTGGAATGGTCCCAATTTCCTTACCACATCAACCATCATTCTTGAAACACTGAACGACGTCCCGGAAGAAGATTTACCTGAAATGAAACCAGTGATCATGAGTCATTCAGCAACAATATTGGAATTGCTTCCGGTATTTAGCAAGTACAGTTGTTTCCGAAAGCTGCAAAGAGTGATCGGTTGGATTCTACGATTCAAAAATAACTGTCATCAAAATCATATCATTCAACGCCATTTGACAGTAGCAGAAATTCGAGAGTCAACGACAACAATCATACGAGTGATTCAGCACATAGAGTTTGGAGATGAAATTCGGCGTCTCAAGTCTGGTCTTCAATGCAAGATTCTTGGCCCTCTGAATCCAATTTATGTCAACAATTTACTACGTGTGGGTGGAAGGCTGAAAAACTTCAATTTAAAGAATGAATCAAAACATCAACTCATCCTTCCGAACAAGAACATTGTGACTGCACTAATAATTAGAACAATGCACAACGAACTTCTGCACATTGGAGTTTCAGGGTTGGTATCAGCAACTCGACAGCGCTTCTGGATTATCAACGCTCGTTCAACG GATCAAAATGAAGTCAACCAAATAGAGAAGTTTTGCCTGAACCGAGAAATGGAATGGCATTTCATTCCGCCAGACGCTCCCGAATTCGGCGACCTCTGGGAGGCGGCCGTAAAAAGCACAAAGACACACCTGAAGCGAGTTCTTGGAAATGCTTTGTTAACATTCGAAGAAATGGCTACTATTCTATGCGAAATTGAAGCCATCCTTAATTCAAGACCACTATTTGCTATCTCTAACGACCCAACGGATCCGGAAGTTATCACGCCAGCACATTTTCTCATAG CTAAGGTTCGTAGCGCTGTCGACCGGTTTCGAAACCGGCACCAAATCGTGTTCATTATTGCCACTATTGACCGCCTTTACCAATGGATCTTTACCTTTGTCTACTTCCTTCCTTTGGCGGATTGCTTCATTGCCGATCAAATGCTCCAGTCGCGCTTCTAA